From Zingiber officinale cultivar Zhangliang chromosome 5B, Zo_v1.1, whole genome shotgun sequence, the proteins below share one genomic window:
- the LOC121983771 gene encoding uncharacterized protein LOC121983771: MEASCSLLLRHPTPHFSSGAFPSLSFTFQQPAETIHTTSCPLSVYCLQKHHISVHLPSYFWRFGKRLTTPFRNLLLFSKVLGTRFGYIRGLGSGSKPVRSISSDATSSSRSINAALRERLESTQDESEHQNSASKHPR; this comes from the exons ATGGAAGCCTCCTGCTCCCTTCTCCTGCGCCATCCTACACCGCACTTCTCCTCTGGTGCCTTCCCCTCATTGAGTTTTACTTTCCAACAGCCAGCAGAGACCATCCACACTACCTCCTGCCCCTTGTCTGTTTATTGTTTACAGAAGCACCACATCTCGGTTCATCTTCCCTCCTATTTCTGGCGATTTGGCAAGCGACTGACTACTCCCTTTAGAAATCTGCTACTTTTTAGTAAG GTCCTCGGTACTCGGTTTGGATACATCAGAGGACTTGGAAGTGGGTCAAAGCCAGTTAGGTCCATTTCTTCAGATGCCACATCCTCATCCAGATCAATTAACGCAGCATTGCGTGAAAGACTTGAATCGACCCAAGATGAGAGCGAACACCAAAATTCAGCTAGCAAACACCCAAGATGA